Proteins encoded in a region of the uncultured Paludibaculum sp. genome:
- a CDS encoding DEAD/DEAH box helicase, giving the protein MPTGASPLSVFDPLLQEWFAVHFQQPTAPQIGAWPEIAAGRDVLVAAPTGSGKTLAAFLFAIDRLVRAARLGPLPDETQIVYVSPLKALSNDVHKNLELPLSQIAALAKEKGIALAPIRTAIRTGDTPAADRLKMTKQAPHILVTTPESLYILMTADRSRRFLRTVTTVIIDEIHAIVGDKRGSHLALTLARLNALCARPPQRVGLSATVRPIEEVARFLSPHASIVDVGHRREMDLSIEVPNDELGAVATMEMWAELYDRMAAHIARTRTTLVFVNTRRMSERVAHALAERLGENVVLPHHGSLSRALRMEAESRLKSGELRAVVATASLELGIDIGTVDLTIQIGSTRSIAVALQRIGRSGHWVGARPAGIFFPSTRDDLIECAALVHAIRSDDLETVAIPENALDILAQQIIAECAAQPWSLDDLFALIRTAYPYRGLERAQFDSVIEMASEGIATSRGRSGAMLHRDQVNGMVRGRRGARLAAITSGGAIPDTSLYSVVAEPDGANVGTLDEDFAVESQIGDIFLLGTHSWRIRHVMSGRVHVEDAHGAPPSVPFWLGEAPGRSAELSAAVSRVRLRLLDDGGEQWLIDQCGLDSAGARQGVAYVREGAAQLGALPSLETVVAERFFDESGGMQLILHAPFGSRVNRAWGLALRKRFCRTFNFELQAAATDNGIVISLSDRHAFPLELIFQFLKAGTARDVLIQALLDAPMFGARWRWNVSRALAILRFNGGKRVPPPIQRMRSEDLLAAVFPDQVACAENLTGPIQVPDHPLVNETIDNCLREAMDLDRLIDVLRGIEAGTIRTEVLDLPAPSVFSHEILNANPYAYLDDAPIEERRARAVQLRQTMRTDLTDGSGILDPAAIAQVTAESWPDVRDADELHDALLTVITMPPQPEWALFFQQLEQTGRASVWKRGSRLFWTPTEKKTMADDALAILRGWMESTGPSTVASLSETLAFPVEAVESAMARLEFEGQVLSGHFTNTGSEALEWCNRRVLARIHRTTLGRLRREIAPVTAQQFHAFLAKWQHVAPGTQLHGADGLFEVIRQLQGYEVAASAWEAEILPCRIANYEPELLDDLCLSGDVTWARVSPHPALEEEGRKIRPTKLAPIAMMVRDDAAWLMSESQAESSSQSLSHPAQAVLEQLRCDKALFFNDLVRTAHRLPSEVEDALWELVAAGLVTADGFENLRSIIDPKRRRGEGRGRHARPRHAAGRWALVQRTSGDGTERVKKWAEQLLLRWGVILRDLLAREAGAPPWRELLPVLRRMEAQGQIRGGRFIDGFTGEQFARPEALDLLRAVRRDPEVPPLLEAAPADPLNLTGIILPGPRVSRLA; this is encoded by the coding sequence GTGCCTACTGGAGCTTCCCCTCTCTCTGTCTTCGACCCGTTGTTGCAGGAGTGGTTTGCCGTCCATTTCCAGCAACCCACCGCGCCGCAGATCGGGGCCTGGCCCGAGATCGCCGCCGGGCGCGATGTTCTGGTTGCCGCGCCTACCGGCTCCGGCAAGACACTGGCTGCGTTTCTGTTTGCGATCGACCGCCTGGTCCGCGCGGCCCGCCTTGGCCCATTGCCCGACGAAACGCAGATCGTCTATGTGTCCCCGCTGAAGGCCCTTTCCAACGACGTCCACAAGAATCTGGAGCTGCCGCTCTCTCAGATTGCCGCGCTGGCGAAAGAGAAGGGCATTGCCTTGGCGCCCATCCGCACCGCCATTCGCACCGGCGATACCCCGGCCGCGGACCGCCTGAAGATGACGAAACAGGCGCCGCACATTCTTGTCACCACTCCGGAATCGCTCTACATCCTGATGACCGCGGACCGGTCGCGCCGGTTCCTCCGCACCGTCACCACCGTCATCATCGACGAGATCCACGCCATCGTTGGCGACAAGCGCGGCTCCCACCTGGCTCTGACCCTTGCGCGCCTCAACGCGCTTTGCGCACGACCGCCGCAACGTGTCGGGCTCTCGGCCACCGTGCGCCCCATTGAGGAGGTCGCCCGCTTCCTCTCGCCGCACGCCTCCATCGTGGACGTCGGCCACCGCCGTGAGATGGACCTTTCCATCGAGGTGCCTAACGACGAACTCGGCGCCGTGGCTACCATGGAGATGTGGGCCGAACTGTACGACCGCATGGCGGCCCACATTGCTCGCACGCGCACGACGCTCGTCTTCGTGAATACGCGGCGCATGTCGGAGCGGGTGGCCCACGCCCTGGCCGAACGCCTTGGCGAGAACGTCGTCCTCCCGCATCATGGCAGCCTCTCGCGGGCTCTCCGCATGGAGGCCGAGTCGCGACTGAAGTCCGGCGAGCTGCGCGCCGTCGTGGCTACGGCCTCGCTGGAACTCGGCATCGACATCGGCACGGTCGATCTCACCATTCAGATCGGATCGACACGGTCCATCGCCGTCGCCCTGCAGCGCATTGGCCGCTCGGGCCATTGGGTCGGAGCCCGGCCGGCCGGCATCTTCTTTCCCTCCACCCGTGATGACCTCATCGAATGCGCCGCTCTCGTGCATGCCATCCGCTCCGACGACCTGGAGACGGTCGCGATTCCGGAGAATGCGCTGGACATCCTCGCCCAGCAGATCATCGCCGAGTGCGCGGCGCAGCCCTGGAGTCTTGACGACCTCTTTGCGCTGATTCGCACGGCCTATCCTTATCGCGGTCTTGAGCGCGCGCAGTTCGACTCGGTCATCGAAATGGCGTCGGAGGGCATCGCGACGTCGAGGGGCCGCAGTGGCGCGATGCTGCACCGCGACCAGGTGAACGGCATGGTCCGCGGCCGCCGCGGAGCCCGTCTCGCCGCCATTACCTCCGGCGGCGCCATCCCGGACACATCTCTCTATAGCGTCGTGGCGGAACCGGACGGAGCCAACGTAGGCACGCTCGACGAGGACTTCGCGGTGGAGAGCCAGATCGGCGACATCTTCCTGTTGGGGACGCACTCCTGGCGCATTCGCCACGTGATGAGCGGCCGTGTTCACGTCGAAGATGCTCACGGCGCGCCGCCCTCTGTTCCTTTCTGGCTGGGCGAAGCGCCCGGCCGTTCCGCCGAACTTTCCGCCGCCGTCTCGCGCGTGCGCCTCCGGCTGCTCGATGATGGAGGCGAACAGTGGCTCATCGACCAGTGCGGTCTGGACAGCGCGGGGGCGCGGCAGGGGGTGGCCTATGTGCGCGAAGGCGCGGCTCAACTGGGTGCCCTTCCATCTTTGGAGACCGTGGTGGCCGAGCGCTTCTTCGACGAGTCCGGCGGCATGCAGCTTATCCTGCACGCGCCCTTCGGCTCCCGCGTCAATCGCGCCTGGGGCCTGGCGCTGCGGAAGCGGTTCTGCCGCACCTTCAACTTTGAGCTGCAAGCCGCCGCGACGGACAACGGCATCGTCATTTCGCTGAGCGATCGCCATGCCTTCCCGCTCGAGCTCATCTTTCAATTCCTGAAGGCCGGCACCGCCCGGGATGTCCTCATCCAGGCTCTGCTCGATGCGCCCATGTTCGGCGCGCGCTGGCGCTGGAACGTCTCGCGTGCCCTGGCGATTCTGCGCTTCAACGGAGGCAAACGTGTCCCGCCGCCCATCCAGCGCATGCGTTCGGAGGACCTGCTGGCCGCCGTCTTCCCGGACCAGGTGGCGTGCGCCGAGAACCTCACGGGCCCCATCCAGGTCCCGGATCACCCGCTGGTGAACGAGACCATCGACAACTGTCTGCGCGAGGCCATGGATCTCGATCGTCTCATCGACGTTCTGCGAGGGATCGAGGCAGGGACCATCCGCACGGAGGTTCTCGACCTGCCGGCGCCCTCCGTCTTCTCCCACGAGATCCTGAACGCCAACCCATACGCTTACCTCGACGACGCACCCATCGAGGAGCGCCGAGCGCGCGCCGTTCAATTGCGCCAGACCATGCGCACCGATCTGACCGACGGCTCCGGCATACTCGACCCCGCTGCCATCGCGCAAGTCACGGCCGAGAGCTGGCCCGACGTTCGCGACGCCGATGAGTTGCACGACGCACTGCTCACCGTGATTACGATGCCGCCGCAGCCGGAGTGGGCGCTGTTCTTCCAGCAACTGGAGCAGACCGGCCGGGCCTCCGTCTGGAAGCGCGGGAGCCGCCTCTTCTGGACTCCTACGGAGAAGAAGACGATGGCGGATGATGCTCTCGCCATCCTGCGAGGTTGGATGGAGTCGACCGGGCCATCCACCGTCGCGTCCCTGTCTGAGACATTGGCGTTTCCTGTCGAAGCCGTGGAGAGCGCGATGGCGAGGCTCGAATTCGAGGGCCAGGTTCTGAGCGGCCATTTCACCAATACGGGCAGCGAAGCGTTGGAGTGGTGCAACCGGCGCGTGCTGGCGCGTATTCACCGCACGACGCTCGGGCGCCTGCGCCGCGAGATCGCCCCTGTCACGGCGCAGCAGTTCCACGCGTTTCTCGCGAAGTGGCAACACGTGGCGCCCGGCACGCAGTTGCACGGCGCCGACGGGCTGTTTGAAGTCATTCGCCAGTTGCAGGGCTACGAGGTGGCTGCCTCGGCTTGGGAAGCCGAGATCCTGCCCTGCCGCATCGCCAACTATGAGCCCGAGCTGCTGGACGATCTGTGTTTGTCCGGTGACGTGACGTGGGCTCGCGTCTCTCCGCATCCCGCATTGGAAGAAGAGGGCCGCAAGATCCGCCCGACCAAGCTGGCGCCCATCGCGATGATGGTGCGCGACGACGCTGCGTGGTTGATGAGCGAGAGTCAGGCCGAGTCGAGCTCCCAGTCGCTGTCCCATCCGGCGCAGGCCGTCCTGGAACAGCTTCGCTGCGACAAGGCGCTGTTCTTCAACGACCTGGTCCGCACGGCCCATCGGCTGCCGAGTGAGGTGGAAGACGCGCTTTGGGAGCTGGTGGCCGCGGGTTTGGTGACGGCCGACGGCTTCGAGAATCTGCGCTCCATCATCGATCCCAAGCGCCGCCGCGGCGAGGGGCGGGGCCGGCACGCTCGCCCGCGTCATGCCGCCGGCCGGTGGGCGTTGGTCCAGCGCACCAGCGGAGACGGTACGGAGCGGGTGAAAAAGTGGGCCGAACAACTGCTGTTGCGTTGGGGTGTGATTCTGCGCGACCTGCTGGCGCGCGAAGCGGGTGCACCGCCGTGGCGGGAGCTGCTGCCCGTATTGCGACGGATGGAAGCGCAAGGGCAGATCCGGGGTGGCCGATTCATTGATGGTTTCACGGGGGAACAGTTCGCGCGTCCGGAAGCCCTGGATCTGTTGAGAGCCGTCCGCCGCGACCCGGAGGTCCCACCGCTGCTTGAGGCGGCGCCGGCCGATCCCCTGAACCTGACGGGCATCATCCTGCCCGGGCCGAGGGTGAGCCGGCTGGCCTAG
- a CDS encoding class II fumarate hydratase gives MGIQTEIGGHRVERDEMGEVQVPVLALYGAQTQRAVENFPISGLRLGPEFIRALGLIKRAAAVNNARMGVLDPAVANAILSAAEEVVEGRHDGQFVVDVFQTGSGTSTNMNANEVIARLASAHCGHDVHPNDHVNRSQSSNDVIPSAIHVAAVEMIHGLLLPAMDGLHQALRDKALEFADVIKIGRTHLQDALPVRLGDEFGAYARQVELSIERVKVAGDALLELPMGGTAVGTGVNAPAEFGRFMAEVISVWTRQPFREAVNHFQAQSSRDAVMAMAGALKAFAVALMKIGNDLRLLASGPRCGFGELNLPAVQPGSSIMPGKVNPVIIESTLMVCAQVMGYESAITWCCAGGQLELNAMLPLMAYDLLEAIRILANTSRNLADRCISGITANRELIADEAERSFALVTALTPDIGHEAAAAIAREAHTRGTTVRDAARAMSGLSEERLNELLDAKRLADGSLPSR, from the coding sequence ATGGGTATTCAAACAGAGATCGGCGGACATCGCGTCGAACGGGACGAGATGGGAGAAGTGCAAGTCCCCGTGTTGGCGCTCTATGGGGCACAGACGCAGCGTGCCGTCGAGAACTTCCCCATCAGCGGTCTGCGCCTAGGCCCCGAGTTCATCCGGGCCCTTGGCCTCATCAAGAGGGCGGCGGCAGTCAACAACGCCAGGATGGGTGTGCTGGATCCGGCGGTCGCGAATGCCATTCTGAGCGCCGCTGAGGAGGTGGTCGAGGGCCGCCACGACGGCCAGTTCGTCGTCGATGTCTTCCAAACCGGCAGCGGCACGTCCACCAACATGAATGCCAATGAAGTGATCGCACGTCTCGCCTCGGCGCACTGTGGTCACGACGTGCATCCAAACGATCACGTCAACCGCAGCCAGTCGAGCAACGATGTCATTCCGAGTGCCATCCATGTCGCGGCTGTGGAGATGATCCACGGGCTGCTGCTCCCGGCGATGGACGGCTTGCACCAGGCTTTGCGCGACAAGGCCCTGGAGTTCGCCGATGTGATCAAGATCGGGCGCACTCACCTTCAGGACGCCTTGCCCGTTCGCCTGGGGGATGAGTTCGGCGCCTATGCCCGTCAGGTCGAGCTGTCCATCGAGCGGGTGAAAGTGGCCGGTGATGCGCTGCTGGAGTTGCCCATGGGAGGAACCGCCGTCGGCACGGGGGTGAATGCACCAGCGGAGTTCGGCCGATTCATGGCCGAGGTGATCTCCGTATGGACTAGGCAGCCGTTCCGGGAGGCGGTCAATCACTTCCAGGCGCAATCTTCCCGCGACGCAGTGATGGCGATGGCTGGAGCATTGAAGGCGTTCGCCGTGGCCTTGATGAAGATCGGAAACGACCTCAGATTGCTGGCGTCCGGCCCCCGCTGCGGCTTCGGCGAACTGAACTTGCCAGCGGTCCAGCCAGGCTCCAGCATCATGCCCGGCAAGGTGAACCCGGTGATCATCGAGAGCACCTTGATGGTCTGTGCGCAGGTGATGGGCTACGAGTCGGCCATCACGTGGTGCTGCGCCGGGGGCCAGTTGGAGTTGAACGCCATGCTCCCTCTCATGGCGTACGATCTGCTGGAGGCGATCCGAATACTCGCCAACACGTCGCGGAACCTGGCGGACCGCTGCATCAGCGGGATCACCGCGAATCGTGAGCTGATTGCCGACGAGGCCGAAAGAAGCTTCGCCCTGGTCACTGCGCTGACGCCAGACATCGGACATGAGGCAGCGGCGGCGATTGCCCGGGAGGCGCACACCCGAGGGACAACGGTCCGTGATGCGGCGCGAGCCATGAGCGGGCTTTCGGAAGAGCGCCTCAACGAACTCCTGGATGCCAAACGGTTGGCGGACGGCAGTCTGCCCAGCCGGTGA
- a CDS encoding DUF1080 domain-containing protein, whose protein sequence is MKIFITVALILASCLPAAFAADPIDLLPPENLQGWTRIPIPAISGVNPKVQWRVDAASKTLICAGDGGHEWLRYDKELSDFVLEADWRFAPKDGETRYNSGIGIRLSKMGEIWYQAQTGLAGAYLFGQNFADGGLKSFNLKAQMKENRVKPAGEWNHFEIRCEGDRITLSVNGEVVSDLTGVGMRRGYIGLEAEGYEIAFRNLKLRVLP, encoded by the coding sequence ATGAAGATATTCATCACTGTTGCTCTCATTTTGGCTTCCTGTCTGCCCGCGGCTTTTGCGGCCGACCCCATCGATCTGCTCCCTCCTGAGAATCTTCAGGGTTGGACGCGCATCCCCATCCCTGCCATCTCGGGCGTCAATCCCAAGGTGCAATGGCGCGTCGATGCTGCTTCCAAGACCCTCATCTGCGCCGGCGACGGCGGCCACGAGTGGCTCCGCTACGATAAGGAACTTTCTGACTTCGTCCTGGAGGCCGATTGGCGATTCGCGCCCAAGGACGGTGAGACACGGTACAACAGCGGCATCGGCATCCGCCTCTCCAAGATGGGCGAGATCTGGTATCAGGCTCAGACGGGGCTCGCGGGCGCTTACCTCTTCGGCCAGAACTTCGCCGACGGCGGGCTGAAGAGCTTCAACCTCAAGGCGCAGATGAAAGAGAACCGGGTCAAGCCGGCCGGCGAATGGAACCACTTCGAGATCCGCTGCGAGGGCGATCGCATCACGCTCTCGGTTAACGGCGAAGTCGTCAGCGACTTGACCGGCGTTGGCATGCGGCGCGGGTACATCGGGCTCGAGGCCGAGGGCTATGAGATCGCCTTCCGCAATCTGAAGCTG